In Lepus europaeus isolate LE1 chromosome 8, mLepTim1.pri, whole genome shotgun sequence, a single genomic region encodes these proteins:
- the LOC133765504 gene encoding U6 snRNA-associated Sm-like protein LSm5, whose product MAANATMNPSQLLPLELMDKCIGSRIHIVMKSDKEIVGTLLGFNDFINMVLEDVTEFEITPEGRRITKLDQILLNGNNITMLVPGGEGPEV is encoded by the coding sequence ATGGCGGCTAACGCTACTATGAACCCCTCGCAGCTGCTGCCACTAGAGCTTATGGATAAATGTATAGGATCCAGAATTCACATTGTGATGAAGAGTGATAAGGAAATTGTTGGCACCCTTCTTGGCTTCAATGACTTCATCAATATGGTATTGGAAGATGTCACTGAATTTGAAATCACACCAGAAGGAAGAAGGATCACTAAATTAGATCAGATTTTGCTAAATGGAAATAATATAACAATGTTGGTCCCTGGAGGAGAAGGGCCTGAAGTGTGA